In Maridesulfovibrio sp., the following proteins share a genomic window:
- a CDS encoding 30S ribosomal protein S1, protein MSEKNLETNGEENFAELFEAFQSESNDNLQVGDQIKGTVISITKDSVFVDTGSKVDGVVDRDELTEEGELTVKDGDTVELYVISMNNNEIVLSKAMSGAGGLNMLREAYENKVPVEGKVAETCKGGFRVKMMHRTVFCPVSQIDASFVEDAEAFVGSTHNFQVIKFEENGRNIVVSRRVLLEQEQEKAREQFMQDVQPDAVLEGKVTKLMPFGAFVELAPGVEGMVHVSELSWSRSAKPEDIVQPGDEVSVRILSMEPRKDGKGLKIGLSLKQLQADPWDEIGDQFKAGDKTSGTVVRCADFGAFVEIAPGIEGLVHVSEMSYTKRVHKPEDEVSPGQEVAVMIKEIDPVKRRISLSMKDAAGDPWMDMEDNFKVGQEVEGTVENRAEFGIFINLVPGITGLLPMSRITRSGKQAELEALKPGDKVKISIEEINTKDRKVTLTAGEAKKADGDSDWKEYTKTAPKKSAPRKSAPKSTTSGGSGGSTGSGGFGGLLGDKLQEAMKNKK, encoded by the coding sequence ATGTCCGAGAAAAACTTGGAAACCAATGGCGAAGAAAACTTTGCCGAACTGTTTGAAGCCTTCCAGTCTGAATCAAATGACAACCTCCAGGTTGGTGATCAGATCAAAGGTACCGTCATTTCAATCACCAAAGATTCCGTCTTTGTCGACACCGGGTCCAAAGTGGACGGGGTTGTTGACCGTGATGAACTGACCGAAGAAGGCGAACTGACCGTTAAGGACGGAGATACTGTAGAACTCTACGTGATCTCCATGAACAACAATGAAATCGTCCTTTCCAAAGCCATGTCCGGCGCGGGCGGTCTCAATATGCTTCGCGAAGCATACGAGAACAAAGTCCCGGTTGAAGGCAAGGTTGCAGAAACCTGCAAAGGCGGCTTCAGAGTTAAAATGATGCACCGCACAGTATTCTGCCCGGTAAGCCAGATCGACGCTTCCTTTGTTGAGGACGCAGAAGCTTTCGTTGGCAGCACTCACAATTTTCAGGTCATCAAGTTCGAAGAAAACGGTCGCAACATCGTTGTTTCCAGAAGAGTTCTTCTCGAACAGGAACAGGAAAAAGCCCGCGAACAGTTTATGCAGGATGTACAGCCCGACGCTGTTCTCGAAGGTAAGGTCACCAAACTGATGCCTTTCGGCGCATTTGTAGAGCTTGCCCCCGGTGTAGAAGGAATGGTTCACGTTTCCGAACTGAGCTGGTCCCGTTCCGCCAAACCTGAAGATATCGTTCAGCCCGGAGACGAAGTTTCCGTACGTATCCTTTCCATGGAGCCCCGCAAAGACGGCAAAGGCCTCAAAATCGGTCTTTCCCTCAAGCAGCTTCAGGCTGATCCCTGGGATGAAATCGGAGATCAGTTCAAAGCCGGCGACAAAACCAGCGGTACAGTTGTCCGCTGTGCCGACTTCGGTGCTTTCGTTGAAATCGCCCCCGGCATTGAAGGTCTGGTTCACGTATCCGAGATGAGCTACACCAAGCGCGTTCACAAGCCGGAAGACGAAGTCTCCCCCGGTCAGGAAGTTGCTGTCATGATCAAGGAAATTGATCCGGTTAAACGCCGCATCAGCCTGTCCATGAAAGACGCTGCCGGTGATCCCTGGATGGATATGGAAGACAACTTCAAAGTCGGTCAGGAAGTAGAAGGGACCGTGGAGAATCGCGCCGAGTTCGGCATCTTCATTAACCTCGTTCCCGGCATCACCGGTCTGCTGCCCATGTCACGCATCACACGTTCCGGTAAACAGGCTGAACTTGAAGCCCTCAAACCAGGTGACAAGGTAAAAATCTCCATTGAAGAGATCAATACCAAAGACCGCAAAGTCACTCTCACTGCCGGCGAAGCAAAGAAAGCTGACGGAGACAGCGACTGGAAAGAGTACACCAAGACCGCTCCCAAAAAATCTGCTCCCCGCAAATCCGCTCCTAAATCCACCACTTCCGGTGGCTCCGGCGGATCTACCGGCTCTGGCGGTTTCGGCGGCCTGCTTGGCGACAAGCTGCAGGAAGCCATGAAAAACAAGAAATAA
- a CDS encoding SidJ-related pseudokinase — MRKDEARAYARGLTPEREFSAAYMDVRNLRSLLQKEPECADDEILHAVWDILMEQRYSSQRMSQLLYRECSKAMAAIGHGCPDCAVSQSALQLQVQAASSCKKYASIEASGGLGGLPFSIALPDPPDNFSGFAPSVKWEILLKNAQVTGEPVFSGRSAVMQAEGNERIFAIKILRKGEDPQGLHLEGRWMERLCAEGGPENVRFDCPSPYTIGGHVVFRLEGLPDCVPENLHPEFYAMAYHAHSDYFVYPNDDRDDKRSTAAEMLEIMGRNSFLLGQLAGRGIVHEAPIPLFHNRVQATRRTDEGVYEWRRFGRLDRWLDSCRYPNFGRSGLRDFEHLRVMKPGRDSFYWAIGSHFMSILLVLGSWFRAQEPELCGLDADNDPIDARHLFDSEFFEKAVKRCFDQYYSGFTGKDFCNEIDLHIPKLVQDMINEMGVDRHMFEFMRVVDQELLEESEFRKYLIKCGMEPDKAYSIEKNKEDIPLVTGPHLGGFNSTISLPEIIEWSAMAAGCCIASRALGDRWGRAI; from the coding sequence TTGAGAAAAGACGAAGCCAGAGCGTACGCGCGGGGACTTACCCCGGAAAGAGAATTCAGTGCCGCTTATATGGATGTACGCAACCTGCGTTCATTGCTCCAGAAAGAACCGGAATGCGCGGATGATGAAATACTGCATGCAGTGTGGGATATTCTTATGGAGCAACGCTACAGCTCACAGCGGATGTCCCAGCTCCTTTACCGTGAATGCTCAAAAGCTATGGCTGCCATAGGTCATGGCTGCCCGGACTGCGCAGTTTCGCAATCTGCGTTGCAATTACAGGTTCAGGCTGCATCCAGTTGCAAAAAATACGCATCAATCGAAGCTTCCGGCGGATTGGGTGGACTTCCGTTTAGTATTGCGCTGCCTGACCCCCCGGATAATTTTTCCGGTTTCGCGCCCAGCGTAAAGTGGGAGATCCTGCTTAAGAATGCACAAGTTACCGGCGAACCTGTTTTTTCCGGTCGCAGCGCGGTTATGCAGGCCGAGGGCAATGAGCGTATTTTTGCGATTAAGATTCTGCGCAAGGGTGAAGACCCGCAGGGCTTGCATCTTGAAGGACGCTGGATGGAGCGGCTTTGCGCAGAAGGTGGACCGGAGAATGTACGTTTTGATTGTCCCAGTCCTTACACTATCGGTGGGCATGTTGTTTTCCGGCTGGAAGGTCTTCCCGATTGCGTACCGGAAAATTTGCATCCGGAATTTTACGCCATGGCCTATCATGCCCATAGCGACTACTTTGTTTATCCTAATGATGACCGGGATGATAAGCGTAGTACCGCGGCAGAAATGCTTGAAATAATGGGACGCAATTCGTTTCTGCTTGGACAGCTTGCCGGACGGGGAATAGTTCATGAAGCGCCCATTCCTCTTTTTCATAACCGTGTTCAGGCCACCCGCCGCACTGATGAAGGAGTCTACGAATGGCGCAGATTCGGGAGGCTGGACCGCTGGCTTGATTCCTGCCGCTACCCGAATTTCGGGCGGTCAGGTCTACGTGACTTTGAACACCTGCGGGTAATGAAACCGGGGCGTGATTCTTTCTACTGGGCCATAGGCTCCCATTTCATGTCCATCCTTCTGGTGCTGGGCAGCTGGTTCAGGGCGCAGGAACCAGAACTTTGCGGATTAGATGCGGACAACGATCCTATAGACGCACGTCATCTGTTTGATTCTGAATTCTTTGAGAAAGCGGTCAAGCGTTGTTTTGACCAGTACTATTCCGGCTTTACCGGAAAAGACTTCTGCAATGAAATAGATCTGCACATCCCGAAACTGGTGCAGGACATGATTAATGAGATGGGCGTAGACCGTCACATGTTCGAATTCATGCGGGTGGTGGATCAGGAATTGCTGGAAGAGAGTGAATTTCGCAAATATCTTATCAAATGCGGCATGGAGCCGGATAAGGCATATTCCATAGAGAAGAACAAGGAAGATATTCCCTTGGTAACCGGACCGCATCTCGGGGGTTTCAACAGTACCATATCTTTGCCGGAAATAATCGAATGGTCAGCAATGGCTGCCGGATGCTGTATAGCTTCGCGGGCTTTAGGGGACAGGTGGGGTAGGGCCATTTAA
- a CDS encoding double-cubane-cluster-containing anaerobic reductase, protein MEKASYTEMWENLNLDIEAHEGLLEVLGKFYGDIYMSQQGRLQGMEYLDFVLSEVHGLRIQELVDAKKQGRKVIGTFCVFVPEELTLAVDAIQVGLCAGADAGTEAAETVVPRNTCALIKSFIGFKMAKICPYTESCDLIIGETTCDGKKKAYEAFGEMAPMYIMEIPQRKEASDRALWKSEVMRYKEELEKLTGKTITAEALKKGIKTVNDKRRALQRLNKLRAAVPTPISGRDVLLINQVSFYDDPVRFTNSINTLCDQIEERIAKDEGIVPEKTPRLMLAGCPMAVPNWKLPYIVESSGAVVVSEESCIGTRNTRDLVDESAETLEEMIDAICERYMKIDCACFTPNSERLENITKLAEETKVDGVIHYSLMFCQPYTHETFKVEKALAEAEVPMLSIETDYSMEDAEQLKTRVEAFVEMIS, encoded by the coding sequence ATGGAAAAAGCTTCATACACAGAAATGTGGGAAAACCTGAACCTTGACATTGAGGCCCACGAGGGGCTGCTGGAAGTTCTTGGTAAATTTTACGGCGATATCTACATGAGCCAGCAGGGCCGTCTGCAAGGCATGGAATATCTTGATTTCGTACTTTCCGAAGTACACGGACTGCGCATTCAGGAACTGGTTGATGCCAAGAAACAGGGCCGCAAAGTAATCGGCACATTCTGTGTCTTCGTGCCCGAAGAGCTGACCCTCGCCGTTGATGCAATACAGGTCGGCCTTTGCGCCGGAGCTGATGCCGGTACCGAAGCCGCCGAGACGGTTGTCCCCCGCAACACCTGCGCTCTGATCAAATCTTTCATCGGCTTCAAAATGGCCAAGATCTGTCCTTACACTGAATCCTGTGACCTGATCATCGGGGAAACCACCTGTGACGGCAAAAAGAAAGCCTACGAAGCATTCGGTGAAATGGCTCCCATGTACATTATGGAAATCCCGCAGCGCAAAGAAGCTTCTGACCGCGCGCTCTGGAAATCAGAAGTAATGCGCTACAAGGAAGAGCTTGAAAAGCTGACCGGAAAAACCATCACAGCAGAAGCTCTCAAGAAAGGGATCAAAACCGTTAACGATAAACGCAGGGCCCTGCAACGTCTGAACAAGCTGCGTGCGGCAGTACCCACCCCTATCTCAGGCCGCGATGTACTGCTTATTAACCAGGTCAGCTTTTATGACGATCCGGTCCGCTTCACCAACTCCATCAACACCCTCTGCGACCAGATTGAAGAACGCATTGCCAAAGACGAGGGAATTGTTCCAGAGAAGACTCCCCGCCTTATGCTCGCCGGCTGCCCCATGGCTGTACCGAACTGGAAGCTGCCCTACATAGTAGAAAGCTCCGGCGCAGTCGTCGTGTCCGAAGAGTCCTGCATCGGAACCCGCAACACTCGTGATCTCGTAGACGAATCAGCTGAGACTTTAGAAGAGATGATCGACGCTATCTGTGAACGGTATATGAAAATCGACTGTGCCTGCTTCACCCCCAACAGCGAACGTCTTGAAAACATCACTAAACTGGCCGAAGAGACCAAAGTGGACGGCGTGATCCACTATTCACTTATGTTCTGCCAACCATACACTCACGAAACTTTCAAAGTGGAAAAAGCTCTGGCCGAAGCCGAAGTGCCCATGCTTTCAATTGAAACAGATTACAGCATGGAAGACGCCGAACAACTAAAAACACGTGTTGAAGCATTTGTAGAAATGATATCTTAG
- a CDS encoding acyl-CoA dehydratase activase has product MIAGIDIGSRSMELVVLDGDSIVMKRKLPTTFDPSAQINKIFTEIDVKRISATGYGRKLVTEELTGCECISLTEIKAYALGVSHIVPEARTILDIGGQDTKAISLLGKGKVAKFEMNDRCAAGTGKFLEHLATVFQIPIEEFGNYALEGDEPLMINSMCTVFAETEATSLMAQGKNPRDIALGLHGSIVRRTTNMLSRVGLNAPLVFAGGVANNPCVVSMLKEALGMEPIIPDDPDFVGALGAAIHGTAQ; this is encoded by the coding sequence ATGATTGCAGGCATCGATATCGGATCGCGGTCCATGGAGCTTGTAGTTCTTGACGGTGATAGCATCGTCATGAAACGCAAACTGCCGACCACTTTTGACCCGTCCGCACAAATCAATAAGATTTTTACTGAGATAGATGTAAAACGTATTTCGGCCACCGGATATGGCCGCAAGCTGGTTACTGAGGAACTTACAGGTTGTGAATGCATTTCGCTGACCGAGATCAAAGCCTATGCCCTGGGAGTTTCACACATTGTCCCGGAAGCACGGACCATTCTGGATATCGGAGGTCAGGACACCAAAGCCATTTCCCTGCTCGGCAAAGGTAAGGTTGCCAAGTTCGAGATGAACGACCGCTGCGCAGCAGGAACCGGAAAATTTCTGGAACATCTGGCAACAGTATTCCAGATTCCCATTGAAGAATTCGGAAACTATGCATTGGAAGGCGATGAACCGCTTATGATCAACAGCATGTGCACCGTTTTTGCGGAAACTGAAGCGACCTCGCTTATGGCACAGGGGAAGAACCCACGGGACATAGCGCTTGGTCTGCACGGATCAATTGTGCGACGCACTACCAACATGCTCAGCCGTGTCGGGCTGAATGCTCCGCTGGTATTTGCTGGGGGAGTGGCAAATAACCCATGTGTTGTCAGCATGTTAAAAGAGGCACTAGGCATGGAACCTATTATCCCTGACGACCCGGATTTCGTTGGGGCGCTTGGAGCTGCCATCCATGGAACGGCACAATAA
- a CDS encoding AAA family ATPase, translated as MISIYSFYNNKGGVGKTTLCQNAAALYAQNNPNTQVLVLDLCPQANVSQFLLGGGEKGYKENQKLQQTMSRTNIVGFLEWMLRGNSGFTSLQKNNFAIQVSKHNQYIPDNVYLIAGDSFLESLSLALNYSVLNPANLNAWTESMSAIKRLCELQFQKTKDQYKKMTVFIDCNPSFSIYTQMALASSDYLIVPMMADYSSLEGIKSLLMLLYGKYPSSALKKYADNILTFNRQIEKDNLSLPTLFEFVFNNYTINSGVATAFDSVKEELVKFCYDQYNKFPNLFTSPTNNINSSSDWEELYLSKVKDFHSAGKVSASLGIPMHELPNRTNYIMPDGEKVNLPKKNYQESLIHIQQFVKELI; from the coding sequence ATGATTTCTATCTACTCGTTTTACAACAACAAAGGTGGTGTTGGCAAAACAACCTTATGCCAAAATGCAGCAGCACTCTACGCGCAAAATAACCCCAACACACAAGTTTTAGTCCTAGATCTTTGCCCCCAAGCAAACGTTTCACAGTTTCTTCTCGGGGGAGGGGAGAAAGGGTATAAAGAAAATCAAAAACTACAACAAACAATGTCACGAACAAACATTGTTGGATTTTTAGAATGGATGCTTAGAGGCAACTCTGGTTTTACAAGTCTTCAAAAAAATAACTTCGCAATTCAAGTATCAAAACACAATCAATACATCCCCGACAATGTATATTTAATAGCGGGTGACTCATTTCTTGAATCACTTTCCTTAGCACTCAATTACTCTGTCTTGAATCCAGCCAATCTAAACGCGTGGACGGAAAGCATGAGTGCAATAAAAAGACTCTGTGAACTTCAATTTCAAAAGACAAAAGATCAATACAAAAAAATGACTGTATTTATAGACTGCAATCCAAGCTTCTCTATCTATACGCAAATGGCACTAGCTTCATCTGACTACCTAATAGTACCAATGATGGCTGACTATAGTTCTTTAGAAGGAATCAAGAGTTTATTGATGTTACTTTATGGAAAGTACCCATCGTCTGCACTAAAAAAATATGCTGATAACATCTTAACTTTTAATAGACAGATAGAAAAAGATAATCTTTCCCTTCCAACCCTTTTTGAATTCGTATTCAATAACTATACAATTAATTCTGGTGTAGCTACAGCTTTCGACTCAGTTAAAGAAGAATTAGTGAAATTTTGCTATGACCAATATAACAAATTTCCGAACCTATTCACGTCACCAACTAACAATATAAATTCATCATCCGATTGGGAAGAATTGTATTTATCAAAGGTGAAAGATTTTCACAGTGCAGGAAAAGTCTCAGCTAGCCTTGGAATACCAATGCATGAATTACCAAACAGAACAAACTATATTATGCCTGATGGGGAAAAAGTAAATTTGCCCAAAAAAAACTACCAAGAATCCCTCATACATATTCAACAATTTGTAAAAGAACTAATCTAA